A single region of the Pararge aegeria chromosome 20, ilParAegt1.1, whole genome shotgun sequence genome encodes:
- the LOC120632733 gene encoding platelet glycoprotein Ib alpha chain-like, producing MNCKYYCDRTLGWMMNNKIIVFLSLLCFCLFVSTLALSSQRNGLRNEANELRERLDNMTTTTVAPPETTTSSSITEPTSAPTTTPTVPQTTESNTPPVTEPASTTAVTPNTEPTSAPTTTPTVPQTTESNTPPVTEPASTTDVTPSETTTSAIAEPTNAEETTTTQ from the coding sequence atgaaTTGCAAATACTACTGTGACAGGACCCTTGGGTGGATGATGAACAACAAAATAATAGTCTTTCTAAGTTTACTATgcttctgtttgtttgtatcaaCGTTGGCGCTGTCGAGTCAGAGAAACGGTTTGAGGAATGAAGCAAACGAACTGAGAGAACGATTAGATAATATGACAACAACTACTGTAGCACCGCCAGAAACGACTACCTCTTCATCAATTACCGAACCAACGAGTGCACCAACTACTACGCCAACTGTTCCACAAACAACTGAGTCAAATACTCCACCAGTTACTGAACCAGCAAGCACGACAGCCGTTACACCAAATACCGAACCAACGAGTGCACCAACTACTACGCCAACTGTTCCACAAACAACTGAGTCAAATACTCCACCAGTTACTGAACCAGCAAGCACGACAGACGTTACTCCAAGTGAGACAACTACTTCAGCAATTGCTGAACCAACAAATGCAGAAGAAACTACCACGACACAATAG